The Nomia melanderi isolate GNS246 chromosome 7, iyNomMela1, whole genome shotgun sequence genome includes a window with the following:
- the LOC143174707 gene encoding uncharacterized protein LOC143174707: MRGTFLFGIVLLILLVLLQQPVESKKVIIHVPYRVKKMEHTHTIYKLIPHYEHKHHDHHDHHDHHEKEDLEDDDKYDI, from the exons ATGAGAGGGACGTTCTTG TTTGGCATCGTTCTGCTGATACTCCTCGTACTGCTGCAGCAACCGGTAGAATC GAAGAAAGTGATTATCCACGTGCCGTACAGAGTGAAGAAGATGGAGCACACGCACACGATTTACAAGCTCATACCGCATTACGAGCACAAGCATCACGACCATCACGACCACCACGACCACCACGAGAAAGAGGACCTGGAGGACGACGacaaatatgatatttaa
- the LOC116425074 gene encoding uncharacterized protein LOC116425074, with translation MIKRIFNYLFLTLLIQVTSYECAGKRHVHLKIHVPDIVKHLIHTKVVFLHVHRPAPKKPKSHHKEYHRENWSSWSNYGHHHDYKNEGGEIKHSEGHEDQSDREPQDHKKHVPPYDRYKDSYSPQYDHENNNLEQNSKNPEHGQYAVHEDVNDVPHNGEAFSYNYEEGYRKGLETESGHVRTDQSSKFHDDHHEEQDEAENDGFKEDFEGKTDAGRYLVDDVEYEGARDKRDGRRRYRTLRKS, from the exons ATGATCAAG AGAATCTTCAATTACCTCTTTTTGACGTTGCTCATCCAAGTGACAAGCTACGAATGCGCTGGCAAAAGACA CGTCCACCTGAAGATCCACGTGCCAGACATCGTCAAGCACCTGATTCACACGAAGGTGGTGTTCCTGCACGTGCACAGACCCGCGCCGAAGAAGCCTAAATCCCATCACAAGGAGTATCATCGCGAGAACTGGAGTTCCTGGAGCAATTACGGGCACCACCACGATTACAAGAACGAGGGCGGCGAGATTAAGCATTCCGAAGGTCACGAGGACCAAAGCGATCGCGAGCCGCAGGATCACAAGAAGCACGTTCCTCCGTACGATCGTTACAAAGATTCTTATTCTCCGCAATACGACCACGAGAACAATAATCTGGAGCAGAACTCGAAGAATCCCGAGCATGGCCAGTACGCGGTTCACGAAGACGTGAACGATGTGCCTCACAACGGGGAGGCTTTCTCTTACAATTACGAGGAAGGGTATAGAAAGGGGTTGGAGACGGAGAGCGGACACGTTCGCACGGACCAGTCGAGTAAATTCCACGACGACCACCACGAGGAACAGGACGAAGCTGAGAACGACGGTTTCAAGGAAGATTTCGAGGGGAAGACCGATGCAGGACGGTATCTTGTCGATGACGTCGAGTACGAGGGTGCTAGAGACAAAAGGGATGGGAGACGGAGATACCGGACATTAAGGAAATCGTAG
- the LOC143174697 gene encoding uncharacterized protein LOC143174697 gives MIKLAAVFVAASLLGVANAGGHHGGHDHVVIHVPYKIKTIHHTHTITKHIHHGGGGGDKYEVLGYTVGHPIDIGHGGGLGGGGGLGGHDFGGGGGGHDFSGGGGDIGGGHIEYSSGGGGGGGGHIEYSGGDIGGGHGGFGGGGYGGGGHEDWGGH, from the exons ATGATCAAGCTCGCG GCCGTCTTTGTGGCAGCCTCGCTGCTCGGCGTGGCCAATGCCGGCGGTCACCATGGTGGACA CGACCACGTGGTGATCCACGTGCCCTATAAGATCAAGACGATCCACCACACCCACACGATCACCAAGCACATTCACCACGGCGGCGGGGGTGGTGACAAGTACGAGGTCCTCGGTTACACCGTCGGCCACCCGATCGACATCGGTCACGGCGGTGGCCTAGGAGGCGGCGGTGGTCTCGGCGGCCACGATTtcggaggcggcggcggtggccaCGATTtcagcggcggcggtggcgacaTCGGTGGCGGCCACATCGAAtacagcagcggcggcggcggcggcggtggcggccaTATTGAATACAGCGGCGGCGACATCGGCGGAGGACACGGAGGATTCGGAGGCGGCGGCTACGGTGGCGGCGGTCACGAAGACTGGGGAGGTCATTAG